GCGTGGTCGCCGGGGCTCCGGCGCACGTGGCGCCCCGCGCGCGCCGCGCCCTGCGACGCCCCCGCGCCGCCGATAGGGTCGTGCGGCATGAGCCTCGAACGACCCGTCGCCCCCGACCCGTACGCGCTGCTGCCGCAGGTGCCCTCGTTCACCGTCTCGTCGACCGACGTCGAGGACGGCCAGGCCCTGCCGCAGGCCCAGGTGTTCGAGGGCGGCAACACCTCGCCGCAGCTGACCTGGACCGGCTTCCCGGAGGGGACGAAGAGCTTCGTCGTCACCTGCTTCGACCCGGACGCCCCGACGCCGTCGGGCTTCTGGCACTGGGTGGCGGTGAACATCCCGGCGACGGTGACCTCGCTCGACACCGGCGCGGGCGGGTCGGACGACTCGCTGCCCGCCGGCGCGTTCCACGTGCGCAACGACTACGGCACGCGCGCGTTCGGCGGCGCCGCCCCGCCGCCCGGCGACCAGGTGCACCGCTACTTCTTCGTGGTGCACGCGGTCGACGTGGCGGAGTTGGACGTCGACGGCGACGCCTCGCCCGCCGTGGTGGGCTTCAACCTGGCCTTCCACACGCTGGCCCGCGCGATCCTCACCCCGACCTACGCGCACTGACGTCGGGAACAAGCGCCCCGCGCCGGGAGTTGGAGCCGACGTGAGGCACTTCGACCTGGTCATCATCGGCACCGGTTCCGGCAACTCCATCGCGGACGAGCGGTTCGCCGGCTGGAACATCGCGCTCGTCGAGAAGGGCGTCTTCGGCGGCACGTGCCTGAACGTCGGGTGCATCCCCACGAAGATGTTCGTGCACACGGCGGACGTCGCCGGGGCCCCGGCCTCGGGCGCGCGGCTCGGCGTGGACGCCCACCTCGACGGCGTCCGGTGGACGGACGTGCGCGACCGGATCTTCGGGCGCATCGACCCCATCTCCGAGGGCGGCCGGCGCTGGCGGGCCGAGGAGAACGCGAACGTCACCGTGTTCGCCGGCACGGCGCGGTTCACCGGCCCCAAGACGCTGGACACCGGCACCGGCGAGACGATCACCGCGGACCGCTTCGTGATCGCGGCCGGCAGCCGCCCGGTCGTGCCCGAGGTCGCGGACATCGGGACCGTCGGCTACCACACGTCCGACACGGTCATGCGCCTCGACACCCTGCCGGCCCGGATGACCATCCTGGGCGGCGGGTTCATCGCCGCCGAGTTCGCGCACGTGTTCTCGTCGTTCGGCGTCCGGGTCACGATCGTGGGCCGCTCCGACCTGCTGCTGCGGCACGAGGACCGGGAGGTCGCGCGGCGCTTCACGCGGATCGCGTCGGAGAAGTGGGACGTGCGGCTGCACCGCAAGGCCGTGCGGGCCGAGCGCGTGGACGGCGTCGTGCGCCTGCACCTGGAGGGCCCGGACGGCGCGGAGGTCGTGGAGTCGGAGGAGCTGCTGGTCGCGGTCGGCCGCACGCCCAACTCCGACCTGCTCGACCTGGCCGCGACGGGCGTCGACGTGCGCCCGGACGGCCGCGTCGTCGTGGACGAGCACCAGCGGACGTCGGTCGAGGGCGTCTACGCGCTGGGCGACATCAGCTCCGAGCACCAGCTCAAGCACGTGGCCAACCACGAGGCGCGGGTCGTGCAGCACAACCTGCTGCACCCGGACGAGCCGATCGCCTCGGACCACCGGCACGTGCCGTCGGCGGTGTTCTCGTCGCCGCAGATCGCGTCGGTCGGCCTGACCGAGGAGCAGGCGGTCGAGCGCGGCCTGCGGTACGTGGTGGGGTCGCAGGCGTACGCGTCCATCGCCTACGGGTGGGCCATGGAGGACACGACGGGCTTCGCGAAGGTGCTGGCCGACCCGACCACGGGCGAGATCCTGGGCGCGCACGTGATCGGCCCCCAGGCGCCGACGGTGATCCAACCGGTGATCCAGGCGATGAGCTTCGGCCTGGACGCGAGGACCATGGCGCGCGGCCAGTACTGGATCCACCCGGCGATGCCCGAGGTGATCGAGAACGCCCTGCTCAACCTGCCGCTGCACTGAGCGGGCGCGGTCCCCGAACGCGCGAAGGGCCGGCCGGCCGTCACACGGTGCGCGGGCGGCCGGCCACGTAGCCGAGGACCGTCAGCAGCACGAGCAGGACCACCAGCAGCAGCATGGACACCGTCCAGGTGCCCGTCGCGCCGCGCAGCACGCCGAAGGCGAAGGGGCCGCTCGCCGAGATCAGGTAGCCGATGCTCTGCGCCATCGCGGACAGCCTGGCGGTGTCGGCGGAGTTCGCCGTGCGCAGCGAGATGATCACCAGCGCGAGCGGGAACATGCCCATGCCGACGCCGACCAGCACGACCCAGAGGCCGGGCGCGGCGGCGGGCGCGAGGGCCAGGCCCAGGACGCCCAGCACGGACAGCGCGCCGAGCGCCACGACGAGACCGGACTGGCTGCGCCGGCGGGCCGCGAGGGGCGGGACGATCAGGCTGACCGGGACGCCGAGGACCATGGTGACGGCGAGCAGGAGGCCCGCGGTGGTGCGGTCGACGCCCGCGTCGCCGAGGATCTGCGGCAGCCAGCCCATCACGGTGTAGGCCAGCAGCGACTGGAGGCCGAAGAAGACGGTGACGACCCAGGCCAGCGGGCTGCGGAACAGCGAGCGGCCGGGGGCGGGGAGGCGGGTGGCGGCGGTGCGCGCGGCGGTGCCGTGGCGGGCGCCGGCGGTCCAGACGAGCAGCGCGGCGAGGGACAGCAGGGCCCACGCGCCGACGGCCGGGCGCCACGAGCCGAAGAACGACTCCAGGCCCGGGGTGAACGCGGCGCCCAGTGCCGCGCCCGCGGCGAGCGCGGCCGTGTAGACGCCGGTGACCAGGCCGACCCGGCCGGGGAACGACTCCTTCACGACCACCGGGATGAGGACGTTGCAGACGGCGATGCCCGCGCACGCCACGAACGTGCCGCCGAGGACCGTCAGCGGGCCGTCGAGCACCCGCAGGACGAGGCCGACGGTCAGCACGGCCAGCGACAGGCCGACGGCGCGCGCCATGCCGAGGCGGCGGCCGAGCCAGGGCGCGAGGAACGCGGCGGCGCCGAAGCACAGCGTCGGCACGGCGGTCAGCGCGCTCGTCCAGGCCGTCGACACGCCCAGCGACGTGCGCACGTCGCCCAGCACGGAGGCCAGGCCGGTCACCGCGGGGCGGAGGTTCGCGGCGGCGAGCGCTACGCCGATCGCCAACAGGGTGCTGCCGACCAGGGCAACTTGACGACTACGCCGCACGGCACCGGTGGCACTACCAGCAGGATGGTCGGCGATCGTCGCATTGGCACGGGGATCAGTGGCAATGTTGACGGTCGACGGTGACACGTCCGACCGGGTCTGCGGGATCGTCACCGGATTACTATCGCAGACATGGGATGTTCGGATGAAAGGATGATGCTGTGCCGTTGGCCACTACTCGGCGGGCAGGGCTCGTCGACCAGGTGATCGACCAGATGCGAGGTGCGATCGCCGCCGGTGAATGGCCGGTCGGTCGCCGCATCCCGCCGGAACCCGAGCTGGTCACCGCGCTCGGGGTGGGCCGCAACACCGTGCGGGAGGCGGTGCGCGCGCTGTCCCACGCCGGCCTGCTGGAGGTGCGCCAGGGCGACGGCACGTTCGTGCGCGCCACGAGCGAGCTGTCCGGCGCGGTCCGCCGGATGTGCGGCAGCGAACTGCGCGACGTGCTCCAGGTGCGGCGGACGCTGGAGGTCGAGGGCGCCCGGCTGGCCGCGACGAACCGCACCGACGACGAGCTGCGCAGGCTGGAGGAGCTGCTCGCCGAGCGGGACGAGGCGCTGGGCGCGAAGGACTGGGCGAAGCTCGTCGAGCGGGACACCGCGTTCCACGTGCTGCTCGTGCGGTGCTCGCACAACACGCTGCTCGCCGAGCTGTACCAGGGCCTGACCGAGGCGGTCCGGGCCAGCATCACGGCGACCGTCGAGACCGACCACGACGACGACCAGGTCTCGCACACCGGCCTGCTGGACGCGGTGCGCGACCGCGACGCCGCGCGCGCCGCCGTGGAGGCGGGCGGTTTCCTGGAGGACCTGCTGGAGCGGCACAAGCACTAGCCCGCGCCGGGCGGGGACCCCCCACGACGGCGGATCCGTGGGAGGCCCCCTGGGTGGGTGGCTCGGCGGGACGTCGGCCCACCTGGGAATCGTCACGAGGGGGCATTACGCAACAGCGTGGAGCACAATCGTCATCACGCCGTGTCCCGCAGCCCCCAGCACTCGCGCAGGGCCGCGAGGGCGGCCGTCACCGCGGGCCGCCTGCTCGCCTGCGTGCGCCACACCGCGAACACGCGGCGGGTCGGCGTGGGCCGGAACGGCACCGCGCGCACCGAGTCCGGCAGCGCGCCGCGCCCGAGCCGGGGCAGCAGCGCGACGCCGATGCCCCTGGCCAGCAGCGCGAGCTGCGTCTCGTACTCGGCGACGCGGTGCGCCAGGTCGGGCTCCATGCCCGCGCCGCGGAAGGTGTTCACCAGCCAGTCGTGGCAGATCGCCCCCTCGGGCTGGCAGATCCACCGCTCGCCGGCCAGGTCCTCCGGCGTCAGCGACTCGCGCGCCGCCAGCCGGTGGCCGACCGGCAGCAGCACGTCGGCCACGTCCTCGCCGAGCCGCGCCCGCGACACCGGCCCGGGCACGGCGAGCGGCGCGTTGACCCAGTCGTGCGCGACCACGAGGTCCAGCTCACCCCGCGCCACCGCCTCCAGCCCGTCCGGCGGGTCCAGCTCCACCACCCGCACGTCCAACTGCGGGTGGCGCTCGTGCAGCAGCACGAGGGTGGTGGGCAGCAGGCCGCGCGCGGCGGTCGCGAACGCGCCGACGCGCAGCTCCCCCACCGCGGCGCCGCGCTGCTCCTCCAGCGCCACCTCGACGCCCTCGACGAGCGCCAGCACCTGCCCGGCGGCCGCCGACAGCAGGTGCGCCGCGTCGGTGAGCGCCACGCCCCGGCCGCGCCGCTCCAGCAGCGTGGTGCGGGTCTCGCGCTCCAGCTTGGCGATCTGCTGGGACACCGCCGAGGGGGTGTAGCCGAGCGCGGTGGCCGCCGCGCCGACCGAGCCGTGCGTCGCCACCGCGTGCAGCGCGCGCAGCCGTCCGAGGTCCAACATGCAGCGATCCTAAACTGAAGACTTCAGAACTCGTTGCTGGTGCTAAACGTTCGCAGCGCCGAGAGTGGAGCGCGTGAAACCACGCCACGCCGCCCTCGCGGTGCTCGTCGCCACCATCTGGGGCGTCAACTTCGTCGTCATCAAGGTGGGCCTGCGCGACTTCCCGCCGATCTTCTTCTCCGCGCTGCGCTTCCTGGCCGCCGCCGTGCCCGCAATGTGGTTCGTCGGCCGGCCGCGCGTGGCGTGGAAGTGGATCGTGGCCGTGGCGCTGGCGCTGGGCGTGGCGAAGTTCGGGCTGCTGTTCGTCGGCATGGCCGCGGGGATGCCCGCCGGGCTGTCGTCGCTGGTGCTCCAGAGCCAGGTGTTCTTCACCGTGCTGCTCGCCGCCGTGCTGCTGCGCGAACGGCCGAGCGCCGTGCAGGTCGTCGGCATGGGCGTGGCGGCAGTCGGCATCGTGGTCATCGGCGCCGACTACGGCGCGGGCAGCCCGCTCGGCGCGTTCCTGCTGGTGGTCACGGCCGCGCTGGCGTGGGGCCTGGCGAACGTCGCCACCCGGCGCGCCCAGGCGGCCGACCCGCTCAACTTCATCGTCTGGGTGAGCGCGGTCGCGTTCCCGCCGCTGCTCGTCCTGTCCCTGGTGTTCGAGGGCCCGGCGGCGGACCTCGCCGCGCTGCGCGGGCTCGACTGGTCGAACGTCGGCGCGATCCTGTTCATCGCGTGGGTGTCGACGCTGCTCGGCTTCGGCCTGTGGAACTCCCTGCTGCACACCTACGAGGCCGCCGTCGTCGTGCCGTTCGCCCTGCTGGTGCCGGTGGCGGGGATGCTGTCGGGGTGGCTGCTGCTGGACGAGGCGGTCACGCCGGTCCGGCTGGGCGCGGGCGCGCTGGTGGTGCTCGGCATGGCCGCCACCACGATCCGCCGCCGCGTGCCGCGCGTGGAGCGGGACCTGGCGACGGCGGTCGCGGCGCCGTAGCCGCCGCACGCGCGGGCGCTCACGACACGGGCGGCGCACCCGCGGGCGGTACGACGGGCAGTCCCCGCGGCGCACCGCGCTCCAGCAGGTCCATCACCGCACCGGTGTCGAGGTGCTCGACGACCAGGTCGCCGAGCAGGTCGAGCTGCGCGGCCCGGCGTCCGGCGAAGTCGACGTCCGGCGCGGGGGTGAAGCCGTCGCGGCCCGCGTGGCCCGCGGCCCAGCGCAGGAACGCCCGCCGGAACGCGTCGTTCTCCAGCAGCCCGTGCCAGTGCGTGCCCGCCACGCGCCCGCGCAACGCGCCCTCCGCCGTGCCGTCGGCCAGGGTCACCAGGCCGTCCTCGGCGGTGCGCGTGACCGAGCCGTGGTGGATCTCGTAGCCGGTGACGGGTTCGCCGAACGCCGTGCCGCGCGGGTTCTCCAGGGTCTTGTCCGCCGCGAACCGCACGTCCACGTCCAGCAGGCCGAGCCCGGCCACCGTCCCCGCGCGGGACTCCACCGGGTCGTCGATGCGCGCGCCGAGCATCTGGAACCCGCCGCAGATGCCCAGCACCGGGCCGTCGTGCGCGGCGACCGCGTCGGCGAGGCCGGTGGCGCGCAGCCAGCGCAGGTCCTCCACGGTGGCCTTCGAGCCGGGCAGCACCACGAGGTCCGCGTCGGCCAGCCGGGACGGCTCGGTGACGAACCGCACGGACACGCCCGGCTCGCAGGCCAGCGCCTCCACGTCGGTGGCGTTGGAGATGCGCGGCAGCCGCACCACCGCCACCCGCAGCCACTGGTCGCCGCGCGGCGCCTCCGGCCGCCCGATCACGCCGTCCGCGGCGTAGGACAGCGAGTCCTCGGCGTCGAGCCACAGCTCCTCGCGCCACGGCAGCACGCCGTGCACCGGCCGCCCGGTCAGCGCCCGCAACTGGCGCAGACCCGGTTCCAGCAGGGCCGGGTCACCGCGGAACTTGTTCACCACGAACCCGGCGACCAGCGCCTGGTCGGCCGGGTCCAGCAGGGCGAGGGTGCCGAACAGGTGCGCGAACACCCCGCCGCGGTCGATGTCGCCGACCACCACCACCGGCAGGTTCGCGGCCCGCGCCAAGCCCATGTTCGCGATGTCGTCCGCCCGCAGGTTGATCTCGGCGGGCGAGCCCGCGCCCTCGCAGACCACCGCCTCGAAGTCGTCGCGCAGGGAGTCGAGGGTGTCGAGCACGGTGCCCATCAGCTCGGCCTTGCGCGCCCGGTAGGACAGGGCGGACACCTCGCCCACCGCCCTGCCCAGCACGACGACCTGCGAGCTGCGGTCGCCGCCCGGCTTGAGCAGCACCGGGTTGAACCGCACGCTCGGCTCCAGCCCGCACGCGGCGGCCTGGAGCGCCTGCGCCCGGCCGATCTCGCCGCCGTCGCGCGTGACGACCGAGTTGTTGGACATGTTCTGCGCCTTGAACGGGGCGACCGCCACGCCCTCGCGCGCCAGCCAGCGGCACAGCCCGGCGACCAGGACGCTCTTGCCCGCGTCCGAGGTCGTCCCCGCCACCAGCAACGCGCTGCGCACGAATGTCCCTCCGCCGTCGGTCCCGGCTGACATCATCCACGTCATGGTCGACGTCCCCGCCACCGCGGTCCTGGTGCACAGCCCGTACCTGGGACCCGCCAGCCTCCGCCCGCTCGCCCGGGTCCTGGCGTCCCTCGGGCACCCCGTGCTGATGCCGGACCTGAGGGCGACGGTCAACGCCGCGCCCGTGCACCAGCGGCTCATCGGGGTGTTCGCCGACGCGGTCGAGGAGTCCGAGGTGGCGGGCGACCTGGTGCTCGTCGGCCACGGCGGCGCCGGTCCGCTGCTGCCCGCGTTCGCCGACGCGCTGGAGACGCCGGTGCTCGGCCTGGTGTTCCTGGACGCCGAGCTGCCCACGCCCGGCCGCAGCTGGCGCGACGACGCGCCCGCCGAGCGCATGGCGCGCCTCAAGTCCCTCGCGCGGGGCGGCCTGATGCCGCGCTGGGACCTGTGGTTCGCGCCCGAGGCGCTGTCGGCGATGGTGCCCGACGTGCGGCTGCTGGAGGAGATCGTGGGTGAGGCGCCCGAGGTGCCGCTGGCGTTCCTGAAGGAGGACCGGCCCACCGTGTCGTGGACCGGGGCCTGCTCCTACCTGCGGCTGAGCGCGGTCTACGACGCCGCCGCCGGCCGGGCCCGCGAGCTGGGCTGGCCCGTGGTGCCGCTCGACGCGCACCACCTGGCCGCCGCCACCGAGCCCGACCTGGTCGCCTCGGCGCTCGTGCCGCTGCTCGGCCGGCGGTGACCCTCGTCAGCAGACGGTGAGGATCTCCGCGCCGTCGTCGGTCACGACCAGGGTGTGCTCGAACTGGGCCGTCCAGCTCTTGTCGCGGGTGGTGACGGTCCAGCCGTCGTCCCACACGTCGTGCTCGATGCCGCCGAGGGTGATCATCGGCTCGATGGTGAACGTCATGCCCGGCTCGATGACAGTGGGGACGTGCGGGGCGTCGTAGTGCAGCACGACCAGGCCGCTGTGGAAGGTGCGGCCGATGCCGTGGCCGGTGAAGTCGCGCACCACGCCGTAGCCGAAGCGGTTGGCGTACGCCTCGATGACGCGGCCCACGACGTTGAGCTGCCGGCCCGGCTTGACCGCCTTGATGGCGCGCATCGTGGCCTCGTGCGTGCGCTCGACCAGCAGGCGGACCTCCTCGCGCACGTCGCCGGCCAGGAAGGTGGCGTTCGTGTCGCCGTGCACGCCGCCGATGTAGGCGGTGACGTCGACGTTGACGATGTCGCCGTCCCGCACGACCGTCGAGTCGGGGATGCCGTGGCAGATGACCTCGTTCAGCGAGGTGCAGCAGGACTTCGGGAAGCCGCGGTAGCCGAGCGTCGACGGGTACGCGCCGTTGTCGCACAGGAACTCGTGCGCGACGGCGTCGATCTCGTCGGTGGTCACGCCGGGCACGATGACCTTGCCCGCCTCCTGGAGGGCCTGCGCGGCGAGCCGGCCTGCGACGCGCATGGCCTCGATCACCTCGGGCGGCTGCACCCACGGGTCGGTGTTCCTCTTGGGCTCCGACCGGTCCACGTACTCGGGGCGTTCGATCCCCTCGGGCACCGGACGACGCGGGGACTGCACACCTGGCTGGAGGACGGCACGAACGGACGACATGCCCCCAGGTTACGACGCGTCGTGGAGCGGACCGCGCCGTGTGCCCGTTGTGCGGCCGCCCGGCCGGCCGGTACCGGGCGGCCCGGTGAGAGCGGTCAGCCCAGCGCGGCCAGGAACCTGGCCGTGGCCTCGACCGCCGGGCCCGACGAGTTCGCGCCCACCACCAGGGTGGCGAAGGCGACGTCACCCCGGTAGCCGACGAACCAGCCGTGCGAGTTGACGCCGTCGCCGAACTGGGCCGTGCCGGTCTTGCCCCGCACGTCGCCGTACGGCTTGAGCTGCGGCGCGCTGCCGTAGTCGACCACCTCGCGCATCATCGCCCGCAGCGGCTCCAGGACGGCCGGCGCGGGCGGGGTCGGGCTGTGGTCGGCCTTCGTCTCGCGGCCCTCGATCAGCGTCGGCACCGGCACCGCGCCCGACGCGGCGGTGGCGGCCACGACGGCCATGCCGAACGGGCTGGCCAGCACCTTGCCCTGGCCGAAGCCGTCCTCGGCGCGCTCGACCACGTCGGTGGCGGGCGGCACGGAGCCGGTGATCGTGGTGATCGCCGGGATCTCGTAGTCCACGCCCAGGCCGAACGAGTCCGCCGCCTTCGTCAGCGCGTCCGGCGCCATCCCGGCCGCCAGTTCCGCGAACGTCGTGTTGCACGAGAACGCGAACGCCGAGCGCAGCGGGATGGTGCCCTTGTCGAAGTCGCGGTCGTTCGGCACGATCCGGCGGCCGTCGATCGTGGTCCGCCCCGGGCACGGCAGGGGCGTGTCCGCGGTCGCCCGGCCGGTGCCGATCGCCGCCGCGGCGGACACCACCTTGAACGTCGAGCCCGGCGGGTACTGGCCGGTCAGCGCCACCGGGCCCTCGGCGTCGGCCGGCGCGTTCTGCGCGACCGCCAGCACGTCGCCGGTCGACGCGGACAGCGCAACCAGCATTGCCGCCTGCGGCACGGGTTCCAGCGCGTCCTCGGCGGCCGTCTGCACCGCCCGGCTCAGCACGGTCTTGACGGCCCGCGCCGGCTCGGGCTGCCGCTCGTGCAGCGTCTCCACCTCGTCGCCGGCCGCGCCCACCGTGTGGACGCGCACGCCGGCGCGGCCCTCGATCTCCTCCTCCACGTGCCCGCGGATCGCGGGCAGGACCTGCGAGCCGAACGTGCGCGACGGCGCGAGCAGGGTGGTCTGGGAGGTGAACCGCACGCCCGGCAGGTCGTAGATGGCCGGTTTCACGGTCTGGTAGTCCGCGTCCCGCAGCGCCGCCACCTGGTAGACCTGCCCGGCCGGGACCCCGGCCACCCCCCGGGTGATGGACTCGCGGGTGATCGCGGCGTCGATCGGGGACAGGGCGGCGGACAGCGCGGCGGCCACCGCGGGCACGTCGCCCGCCTCCTGCGCGTTCAGCAGCACCGAGACGACCTGCTCGGGCGCCAGCAGCGCCGCACCGTCGCGGTCCAGCACGGGCGCGGGCTCCGGCCGCACCTCGGCCAGGCCCAGCGTCTGCTCGGCGGCGAGCTTGGGGTGCACGACGGACGGCGCCCAGTGGACCTTCCAGTCCTCGTCCTCGCGCCGCAGGTCGAACCTGGTCTGGTAGGTCCACGCGTGGCCGTCGCCGAGGTCCCAGGCGAGTTCCGCCGTGGCGTCCGCGGTGGACGACTCGCCCGCCGAGCGCACCTGCTGCACGGTCGTGCGCAGGGCGGCGGGCTTGAGCACCCCCCGGACCTCGTCCAGCAGCTCCTTCGCGCCCGCCGGGTCGTCGGTGACGCCCGCGGCGCCGTCGACGTCACCGGCCGCGAGCTTGGCGAGGAAGTCGTCCGCCACCTGGTCGGGCCCCGGGCGGGAGGAGAACAGCCCACAGCCGCCGACGAGCAGCAGCACGACCACGGACAGGGCGAGCGTGCGCGCGATCACGGCCCGAGTATGCCCGTGCGCCGCCGCGGACGGGGTGCCACCCGCTCAGAACAGGACGGTGGCGTACTCGCCGACCTGCATGAAGCCGATCCTGCGGTAGGCGGACTGCGCCACCTCGTTGTAGGAGTTCACGTAGAGCGACGCGGTCCGCCCCAGGCCGCGGACCAGGCGGTCCGCGACGGCCGCGGTACCGGCCGTGCCGATGCCGCAGCCCCGCCGGTCGGGCCGCACCCACACGCCCTGGATCTGGCCGACCCGTGCCGACATGGCCCCGATCTCGGCCTTGTAGACGACGTCACCGCCCTCGAACCGGGCGAACGCCCGCCCGCCCGCGATCAGCTCGGCCACCCGCGCCCGGTAGGACGCGCCGCCGTCCTCGGCGCACGGGTCGACACCGACCTCCTCGATGAACATGGAGATCGCCGCGGGCAGGTACCGGTCCAGCTCGTCCGGCCGCACCGGCCGCACCAGCGGGTCCGGTGCGACCGACGGGGCGCCGCCGAGCGCCATCAGCGGCTGCACGGGGCGCACCTCGCGGGCGGGGCCCCAGTCCCGGGACAGCTCCTCCCACAGGCCGAGCACCTGCTCCGAGGGCCCGACCAGCGACGAGCACATCCGGCCGCGCCGGCGCGCGCGGTCGGCGAAGCCGCGCAGCGCCGCCGCGTCACCGCGCAGCGGGATCAGGTTGGGCCCGGCGAAGCACAGGGCGTCCACCCGGCCGCCGCGCAGCGCGCGGTGGTCGTAGGACCACACCTCGCCGCCCAGCCGCCACGGGTCGAGCCCCGCGACCTCGACCCGGGCGGCGACCATGCAGGACGCCACCGGGTCGGCCGCGAGCACCGCGAGGACCTCGCTCAGGTCCCGCTCGTCGAGCAGGCGCGCGCCAGCCAACCTCAACACGGTTCAAGCCTGCCAGAAGGACGGCGTCATCCGCGCGTCCACCACCCGCTCAGCCGACCGAGACGACCGGTTCACCGCCCTCGACGGACTCGCCCATCTCCTCGGCGAGGCGCATGGCCTCCTCGATGAGGGTCTCCACGATCTGGTGCTCGGGCACGGTCTTGATCACCTGGCCCTTGACGAAGATCTGGCCCTTGCCGTTGCCGGAGGCCACGCCCAGGTCGGCCTCGCGGGCCTCGCCGGGACCGTTGACGACGCAGCCCATCACGGCCACCCGCAGCGGCACCTCCATGCCCTCCAGACCGGCCGTGACCTGCTCGGCGAGCGTGTAGACGTCCACCTGGGCCCGCCCGCACGACGGGCAGGACACGATCTCCAGCTTGCGCGGGCGCAGGTTGAGCGACTGGAGGATCTGGTGGCCGACCTTGACCTCCTCGACCGGCGGCGCGGACAGCGAGACCCGGATCGTGTCGCCGATGCCCTGGCGCAGCAGCGCGCCGAACGCCACCGCCGACTTGATGGTCCCCTGGAACGCCGGACCGGCCTCGGTCACCCCCAGGTGCAGCGGGTAGTCGCACCGCTCGGCCAGCAGCTCGTAGGCGCGGACCATGACGACCGGGTCGTTGTGCTTGACGCTGATCTTCAGGTCGTGGAAGTCGTGCTCGGCGAACAGCGACGCCTCCCACAGCGCCGACTCCGCCAGCGCCTCCGGGGTGGCCTTGCCGTACTTCGCCATCAACCGCGGGTCGAGCGACCCGGCGTTGACCCCGATCCGGATCGGCGTGCCGTGGTCGCGGGCCGCCGCGGCGATCTCCTTGACCTTGTCGTCGAACTTCCGGATGTTGCCGGGGTTGACCCGCACCGCCGCGCAGCCCGCCTCGATGGCCGCGAACACGTACTTCGGCTGGAAGTGGATGTCCGCGATCACCGGGATCTGCGACTTGCGCGCGATCGCCGCCAGCGCGTCCGCGTCGTCCTGCGACGGGCACGCCACCCGCACGATGTCGCAGCCCGCCGCGGTCAGCTCCGCGATCTGCTGCAACGTCGCGTTCACGTCCGCGGTGAGGGTGGTCGTCATCGACTGCACCGACACCGGGAACTCGCTCCCGACGCCGACGGACCCCACCATGAGCTGGCGGGTCTTGCGCCGTTCCGACAGCACCGGAGGCGGCATCGCCGGGATACCGAGCATGACGCCGTCACTCATGTACTAACACCTCTCACGGGAGCCGGATGGGGTTGACGATGTCGGCGGTGATCGTCAGCAGCGTGACCGAGCCGCCGATCAGGATCACGAAGTAGGTCAGCGGCAGGAGCCGCAGGTAGTTGACCGGCGCGCCGGCGGGCAGGCCGCGGAGCTTCCTCACCCAGTTTCGCACCCGTTCGTACAGGTTGACCGCGATGTGACCACCGTCAAGCGGCAGCAGGGGCAGGAGGTTGAACACACCCACGAAGAAGTTCAGGCCGGCGAGCATGAGCCAGAAGAACGGCCACAGGCCCTTCTCGACCGCGTCGCCGCCCAGGACGCTGGCGCCCACGACGCTCACGGG
This region of Saccharothrix longispora genomic DNA includes:
- a CDS encoding cobyric acid synthase; protein product: MMSAGTDGGGTFVRSALLVAGTTSDAGKSVLVAGLCRWLAREGVAVAPFKAQNMSNNSVVTRDGGEIGRAQALQAAACGLEPSVRFNPVLLKPGGDRSSQVVVLGRAVGEVSALSYRARKAELMGTVLDTLDSLRDDFEAVVCEGAGSPAEINLRADDIANMGLARAANLPVVVVGDIDRGGVFAHLFGTLALLDPADQALVAGFVVNKFRGDPALLEPGLRQLRALTGRPVHGVLPWREELWLDAEDSLSYAADGVIGRPEAPRGDQWLRVAVVRLPRISNATDVEALACEPGVSVRFVTEPSRLADADLVVLPGSKATVEDLRWLRATGLADAVAAHDGPVLGICGGFQMLGARIDDPVESRAGTVAGLGLLDVDVRFAADKTLENPRGTAFGEPVTGYEIHHGSVTRTAEDGLVTLADGTAEGALRGRVAGTHWHGLLENDAFRRAFLRWAAGHAGRDGFTPAPDVDFAGRRAAQLDLLGDLVVEHLDTGAVMDLLERGAPRGLPVVPPAGAPPVS
- the map gene encoding type I methionyl aminopeptidase; this translates as MSSVRAVLQPGVQSPRRPVPEGIERPEYVDRSEPKRNTDPWVQPPEVIEAMRVAGRLAAQALQEAGKVIVPGVTTDEIDAVAHEFLCDNGAYPSTLGYRGFPKSCCTSLNEVICHGIPDSTVVRDGDIVNVDVTAYIGGVHGDTNATFLAGDVREEVRLLVERTHEATMRAIKAVKPGRQLNVVGRVIEAYANRFGYGVVRDFTGHGIGRTFHSGLVVLHYDAPHVPTVIEPGMTFTIEPMITLGGIEHDVWDDGWTVTTRDKSWTAQFEHTLVVTDDGAEILTVC
- a CDS encoding penicillin-binding transpeptidase domain-containing protein encodes the protein MIARTLALSVVVLLLVGGCGLFSSRPGPDQVADDFLAKLAAGDVDGAAGVTDDPAGAKELLDEVRGVLKPAALRTTVQQVRSAGESSTADATAELAWDLGDGHAWTYQTRFDLRREDEDWKVHWAPSVVHPKLAAEQTLGLAEVRPEPAPVLDRDGAALLAPEQVVSVLLNAQEAGDVPAVAAALSAALSPIDAAITRESITRGVAGVPAGQVYQVAALRDADYQTVKPAIYDLPGVRFTSQTTLLAPSRTFGSQVLPAIRGHVEEEIEGRAGVRVHTVGAAGDEVETLHERQPEPARAVKTVLSRAVQTAAEDALEPVPQAAMLVALSASTGDVLAVAQNAPADAEGPVALTGQYPPGSTFKVVSAAAAIGTGRATADTPLPCPGRTTIDGRRIVPNDRDFDKGTIPLRSAFAFSCNTTFAELAAGMAPDALTKAADSFGLGVDYEIPAITTITGSVPPATDVVERAEDGFGQGKVLASPFGMAVVAATAASGAVPVPTLIEGRETKADHSPTPPAPAVLEPLRAMMREVVDYGSAPQLKPYGDVRGKTGTAQFGDGVNSHGWFVGYRGDVAFATLVVGANSSGPAVEATARFLAALG
- a CDS encoding GNAT family N-acetyltransferase is translated as MLRLAGARLLDERDLSEVLAVLAADPVASCMVAARVEVAGLDPWRLGGEVWSYDHRALRGGRVDALCFAGPNLIPLRGDAAALRGFADRARRRGRMCSSLVGPSEQVLGLWEELSRDWGPAREVRPVQPLMALGGAPSVAPDPLVRPVRPDELDRYLPAAISMFIEEVGVDPCAEDGGASYRARVAELIAGGRAFARFEGGDVVYKAEIGAMSARVGQIQGVWVRPDRRGCGIGTAGTAAVADRLVRGLGRTASLYVNSYNEVAQSAYRRIGFMQVGEYATVLF
- the ispG gene encoding flavodoxin-dependent (E)-4-hydroxy-3-methylbut-2-enyl-diphosphate synthase, with translation MSDGVMLGIPAMPPPVLSERRKTRQLMVGSVGVGSEFPVSVQSMTTTLTADVNATLQQIAELTAAGCDIVRVACPSQDDADALAAIARKSQIPVIADIHFQPKYVFAAIEAGCAAVRVNPGNIRKFDDKVKEIAAAARDHGTPIRIGVNAGSLDPRLMAKYGKATPEALAESALWEASLFAEHDFHDLKISVKHNDPVVMVRAYELLAERCDYPLHLGVTEAGPAFQGTIKSAVAFGALLRQGIGDTIRVSLSAPPVEEVKVGHQILQSLNLRPRKLEIVSCPSCGRAQVDVYTLAEQVTAGLEGMEVPLRVAVMGCVVNGPGEAREADLGVASGNGKGQIFVKGQVIKTVPEHQIVETLIEEAMRLAEEMGESVEGGEPVVSVG